The genomic DNA TTGGAATCATTAACTTAAGTAAAGTTAATGATTTTTTTGGGAGTATATGATTTTTATCAATTAGATCCGGGAGACTATCTGTGAAATCATTGGTTTCTGGTCTTTATTACTATAGGTTTGATAATGGATGATTAGAAGAAATTGGGCCGCAGGGAGTTTATAAATTTAATTATGCAGCTAGAATATTTGTACAATGGTTCCAAGTTAGTAATCTAAaaaatattattattttaatattttttattgtatttttattCTTTTAGTTCTTATAGTTTAATTTAAAATATAATAGTGAAAATATTATGATATTTGTTTTGAGAATATTTTTAGCTAAAATTGCTTTTTAACAATGAAAATGTTAGGTGTTTTAATACACTATAAAAACAAAGACCAAATGTTTCCATTATTTTAAGGTTAGCAGCCTTTAATAGTGATCTTAATAGGATTTAATGAAATCAGTATATTCATTAACAGTGAATAGCCTCTTTTTGGCTTCTATTAATAAGAGAGGGGTTTTCCTAAGTTCAGGTCGAAACTGATTGCAATTATTGCTTCACTCTTAGAATAGGCTAAAGCAATTTCTAATTGCAGGTTAGATTTTATAAATTTTAAATACTACTCTCTGGATTTATGAGACTCATTCAATTATTCCATTTTTTCACTCATACACAAGACcaattaaaattaaattaataattgtaaatattattattaatgagCTGATACTATCAAGGTTTTGAGTAATTGGAAAAGGTAAAAGGATAACAATTTCAAtatcaaaaattaaaaagataatTGCGATTATAAAAAATCGGAGAGAAAAGGGGGTGCGGGAGAGAGAAAAAGGGTCAAATCCACACTCAAAGGgagagtttttttctttttttaggaaattttttttgtttgttaaatttcctaaaaaaaaaataattcttGCTATTAATAGTGAGATTATAAgaaattttattattttatttttaaaaaaacttTCTAATTGGAAATTAGATGTACTGTGGTATATACTAATAAAATAGAATGTTCATCAATATACAAATGTATAAAGGAATAACCAAACAACGTCTACAAAATGTCAGTATCAAGCAGCAGCTTCAAATCCAAAGTGATGTTTATCAGAAAAGTGGCTTAGATAAATTCGTAAAGATGAAATTGATAAAAAGGTGGTCCCAATTAATACATGGATTCCATGAAAACCAGTTGCTATAAAAAATGTAGATCCATAAACAGAATCTGAAATTGAAAATGGAGCTTGGATGTATTCTCATGATTGAAGAGATGTGAATAAGATTCCTAAAATAATAGTTATTAATAGTGCGTTTTGACTTTCGTTATAATTTTTTATTAGAAGTCTGTGATGTGCTCAAGTAACAGAAATTCCTGAGGAGAGTAAGATTGTTGTATTTAACAATGGGATTCTAAATGGGTTAAAGGGAATAATTCCTTGTGGAGGCCACATTG from Ornithodoros turicata isolate Travis unplaced genomic scaffold, ASM3712646v1 ctg00001343.1, whole genome shotgun sequence includes the following:
- the LOC135376874 gene encoding LOW QUALITY PROTEIN: cytochrome c oxidase subunit 3-like (The sequence of the model RefSeq protein was modified relative to this genomic sequence to represent the inferred CDS: substituted 6 bases at 6 genomic stop codons) gives rise to the protein MTFQPFHLVDKRPXPLTGSIAALSFIVGMINIIHFKNFLLIQLATLITILTIIQXXRDICREASFQGNHNSIVLLNIKXGIILFIISEVFFFVSFFWSFFHRSLSPNIEIGSMWPPQGIIPFNPFRIPLLNTTILLSSGISVTXAHHRLLIKNYNESQNALLITIILGILFTSLQSXEYIQAPFSISDSVYGSTFFIATGFHGIHVLIGTTFLSISSLRIYLSHFSDKHHFGFEAAA